The Clostridia bacterium genomic sequence CTGCAGCTGCTCCTCATATCGCTTAAGTCTTGTGAGATCGGCATATGTACAATAAACGTAATGCCTGTCGTAGTCGTCGATAAATGCGTAATGTATCGCGCACCAGATGATATTCCCCTTGCTTGTGATCCTGCGCACCGTAATGTCCTGCGTGCCGTCCGGACCGATGCGGTTCCTTAACATATCGAAAATGAGCCGACGGTCTTCCTCATAAGTATTCTTAAACAGGTTTTCGCCGTCCATGATCATAAGCGCTTCCTCCTGCGAATCGCATTCCATCATTTTGGCAAAAGCCGGCGTCACGAAAATAGCCGAAACGCTCCCGTCCTCGTTCTGCTCAAACAGGCAGGCAATATTGTTCACCTGGTATACGACACGCATAAAATGTCGGTGCGCTTCATCGCCTTCGAGATGATTCCCGTTCAAAATATCGTTGTTGCTCATTTGGCTTGTCTCCCTTCATATGTCGTACTTGGGCTGTGCGGCAGTTGTCCGCATAAACTGAAGCTTTGAAAAAACGCCAAAAACGCCCTAAGCTTCAAAGCCGCAAAGCCCAAATAAAAAGTCGTGCTAAGGTCCCCGGCGATCCTTACGGCAGCTCTCATTATTCTCGCCGATACCGTATTCTTTTTTCGGGGGCGTCCCCCGCCTCTTCGGATGAAACGTATGTTTTTTTGATTCGCGCGGCAGATCTAAAATAAACGCTCTTTGCCGTGAATTACGTGAATTATTTATAAAAATAATATCACGATATACGCGCCGTGTCAAACGAGCACGGAGCGGTCCAACGCGGCACGATCGCCCTTCGTTGTCTTTTTTATGCGGCTTTTAATCCTTGTCAGCAGTTTCCTGTATATACGTAGTCGAGCCGTTCGCGGGCCGCATCTGCCAGACGGTAGACTTTTCCTATATCCGTTGCCGGGCGATCCGTCATGCAAAACCGAGGAAAGAAGCGTGAGACATGAAGAGGGATACTGCGGCCGATCGTATTCCCTTTCGTGTCCTTAAGTCCCGCAACCCATTCGGTCAGCGCACGCATTTCTTCCACCGAATCGTTCTCCCCCGGCACGATAAGCGTAGTAAGCTCCACGTGGCATTCTTTAACGGCTCTTGTGATAAAAGCCTTGACCGTGCCAAGATCGCCGCCCAGCACGCCGGTATAATAATGCTCCGTAAAGCCTTTAAGATCGACGTTCATGGCGTCAATATATGGAAGAAGCGCTTCCAGAATTTCCGGCTCGGCTGTCCCGTTGGTGACCATTACGTTGATAAGGCCCGCCTCATGCGCCATAGACGCCGCATCACGGACGAATTCCCAGCCCACAAGCGGCTCATTGTAGGTAAACGCAAGTCCGATGTTCCCGCGGGACTTTGCACGTTTTGCCGCATAAACAAGCTCCTCCGGCGTAATTTTCTCTACCTCCCCCGACATTCTCATCGCCTCAGTCGACCATGAGATCTCATGGTTCTGACAAAACGGACAGCGCAGATTGCACCCGTAGCTGCCGACAGACAATATCATACTGCCGGGGAAAAAACGTCGCAGCGGTTTTTTCTCAACAGGGTCCAGCGCAAAGGCGGTGATCCTCCCGTAGTTTTCGGAAACCACTTTCCCATTAACACACGTGCGCGCACCGCAGAGACCTTTTTTACCCTCCAAAATATTGCAGTGATGAAAACATACGCTGCATCGAGCCATTTTGATCCCCCCCGATCGTCAAGTGTGGCGCACAACTTCAAAGCGCTGCAGCGCCACCGTTTCGTTCGGCCCTATCCCCGCTTTCCGGCGGGCAATGGCCACCTGCTCTTCCACGCTGTCCACGCCGTCCAGAGCCGGCAAAAGGAGACCCCGCCTGCCGCCTTTCGTCACTATCACGCCGTAGCGCGCCGGATCCAGTTGCGCCTGTGAAGATATGTCCTCCGGCTCTCCCAGCACGTCAACGCTTATCTCCAAAAGCGAAAGCTCATCCGGGCGGATCGGGGCAAAACGCGGGTCACGGCTCGACGCGCTGACAGCGTTCATAATTATCTCCTTTGCAAGGCTTTTCTGCGTCGGGGCGATCGTTCCTATGCAACCGCGCAGTCTTCCCTGTTTGTGTATAGACACGAACGCACCTGCCCGCGTATCTGTAAGCTCCCAAGGCAAATCGTTCGGAACATCGATCGTCTTTCCGGTGCGCACATAGCTTTCCACCGATCTCCATGCAAGCCTCACCCACGGATCGCTTGCCGCGCGCGATTCGGTCAGCCGCTTCTTTTCTGCCTCTTGCCGTTTTTTAAGGAATCTGCGGCTTTCGTCGGCTCCGATCGGGTCAAACGTGCAAACGCCGTATCCCACGCCGGTCACATCCTCATAGGAAAGCTTATTTGCCTTTACTCCGGTCCCGTCCAAAGCGCCGGCCATTATAACGAAGGAACGGTGTCCGCACTCCGCCGCACGTTCACAAAAGGCCTCGTCAAAATCGAACAGCTCATCAAAGGCCGCCCGCCCGCATACGTCCATAACGCGGGCGTCGTACTGCGGACCTTCCGGCGCAAAGCCGTAAGGGCCGTCGCTCTTTAGCTTATGGGACAGGTCTCCGCTGGCGATATATACGGCTCTGCGGCCGATATCGGAAACGGCCTCCTTAATTATCTGACCCAACCTGTAATGGTCTTCAAGCGGCAGTCCGGAAAGGCCGATACGCACAATATCGAAATCGGAATAATACTGTCGTATGAAATAAAGCGGCACCATGACGCCATGGTCCAGTTCGGGCGAACGCTCTCCGTACGTCCCTGCGGGAAAATCCTCCGCGTGTGCAATGCGCGCAATGGTCTTTATAAGTTTTTCGTCGTATTTCTCTTTGAAGCGCACCTTAAAAGCTCCAAACTGCGCAAAGCTTCCCTCCGCGCCTTTGCCGGGCGAGATATGGAAGTAGTCCGAATAGAGCGTAGTGTGAGGGCTGGAAATGATAATGGTCTGGGGCCTAAGCTCTGCTATCCGCTGCGCTATGCGAATATACGCCGCCCTCGTAGTTTCTATCTGCCGCTCGCCGCCTCGTCCGACCTCGGGCACGATCAGCGGCGGATGCGGCGCCATATATGCTCCGATAATAGACATATTGTTCCTTCCTTTCCGTTTGGTATTCTTAGGATCATCACAGATGCTTTGTTCATTATTATTATACCAACCTTGCATCACATTTCATAGCGGAAAAACAAACTTGTTTGCTGCGGCAAATCGGTGTACTGTTTTACACGGGCATAAAAAAAACGCACGCCTAAGCGTGCGCTTTTTGGGGGAAACGGGTGCGAAAAGACGGATTTTCCGTGGTCCGCTATAGGTAAGTGAACTTCTGTCAAATATTATTACTCTTCACCGTTTCCAAGGAAGCTATCAAGATCCGTTTGATCTCCAAGTGCTCCTCAAACAATGACTTTGCTTGTTTTTCATCAATATATAAAAAAAGAGGTAATGATCTTAGCCAATATTCTGTTTCATACGTTTCTCCTTGACCATTATTTTATTTTTTGCGATCCGGCCGTTTTTCTCGCTCTTACCGAGCTCACAGGCCTATTTATTTTGACCAAAAAACCCCGCTCATGCGGGGTTTTTTATTTGGTGGAGGCGAGGAGAGTCGAACTCCTGTCCGAAAACACATCCCCCCGACTTTCTACGGATATAGCCTGATGTTTTACGTTCCCTACGATGCACGCCGACAGGCGGGCTTACATTTTCGGTAGCTTCATTTTACATGACGCGGGCAAAGCTTACCGCGTTCACGTTCACCGCTAAATGACGCCCCGTCCCATGCCGCGGTCCTCACGGGCGGGACGGCTGTGCGTAATTACGCAGCTAATGCTAATCTGTTAGTTCTGTTAGCGTTTAATTTTAAGGTTGCCCGTTTTTAAATGGCCGGGCGCCATTATCCGCTTATCGAGCTTCAGCATCCCCGTCGAAACCGGTACGCCCCCGTATTTATCTCATTCTCTGCTTTATTGCGCGGTCTATCTCTCTGTTCGCATCGCGCGAGGCAATGCTCTGGCGCTTGTCGTATTCCTTCTTTCCTTTTGTCAGCGCAACTTCAACTTTGACAAGCGAGCCTTTAAAATATACGCTTAAAGGGATCACAGCGCAGCCGTCTTGCTTCATTTTGCCGAAAAGCCTGTTTATCTCGCGCTTGTGCATGAGTAGCTTTCGCTCCCTTAAAGGGTCCTTATTAAAAATATTTCCCTTTTCGTAAGGGCTTATGTGCATTCCTCTTACAAAAAGCTCCCCGTCCTTTATAAAGCAATATGAATCCTTGAGGTTAAGCTGTCCCAAACGCACGGATTTTACCTCCGTGCCGAAAAGCTCTATCCCCGCTTCAAACTTTTCCAATATAAAGTAGTCGTGATATGCTTTTTTGTTGTTTGCCGCAATTTTTACAGAAGGAGCAGACATAAATTCCTCCTAAGAAGATTTATCCGTGTTTTTTTATTATACTCACGCCGCGCGCCCTCGTCAAGGCGCATAATGTCAAATCTTTTCAACTCGCTCATACGATATCCCAAATGCATAAGGCGGCGCTCCCGATAATATAAATAAAGCGGCTTTTTACGTAAACGGCCGCTTTCGGAGGTGAAAAAATGGGTCTTCTCGAATCGTTTCTTATCGCCGTAGGACTTTCGGCGGATGCATTTGCCATTTCGCTCGTAAAGGGGCTCGGTATGCGCCGCATCGACTATGGAAAATGCGCGGTTATCGCCTTGTTCTTCGGCGGCTCTCAGGCGCTTATGCCGCTTATAGGCGCTCTGATAGGCGCGCAGTTTTCTCAATGCATCACAAGATTCGGTCATTTCATCGCCTTCTTCCTTCTTTCGTTCATCGGCGCTAAAATGATATACGAATCTATAAAAAACGAGCCTGCCTTCATCAAATCGTCGTTCGACTTAAAAGAGCTTCTTATCCTTTCGCTTGCAACGAGCATAGACGCATTTACCATAGGCATGACGTTCGCCTTTATAAAAACTCCGGTGCTCCCCGCCGCATCGGTGATAGGGCTTACCGCCTTCGCGCTCTCGTTTCTCGGCGTCATATCGGGCGTCCGCTTCGGCGCAATGTTCAAAAGGCCTTCAGAGATGATCGGCGGCGCCGTGCTCATATTCATCGGCTTAAAGATGATGTTTGAGCATACGGGTCTTATTTCTTTCTTATAAAGCAGATCTTTCGTTTCTGTATCTTTCAAAAATTATGTATGCTCTTGCTCATATTTTGTATACTTATTACATCTTTTTCCGTCTCTATTGACAACATATTGTGTTAGTAATATGATATTTATCAACGCTTGATATAATACCTATATATATATTCGGTGCATAATAAATCAAAAAAACGGAGAACAAAATGAATCGTGACGTTTTTGAAAAAATGCCTATACCGAAGGCGGTAATGTCGCTTGCCGTTCCGTCGGTCTTGAGCATGCTCGTTTCCATTATATACAACATGGCCGACACCTTCTTCGTAGGTCAGACGAACGACCCGAATCAGGTGGCCGCGGTATCGCTCACTATGCCGCTTTTCTTTATATTCCTCGCCGTGGGCAACATCTTCGGCGTAGGCGGCGGCACGTTCATCTCGCGTTCGCTCGGCGCAAAGCTTTACGATAAGATAAAAAACATATCAAGCTCCTGCTTTTATATGTCTGTCGCGGCTTCATTCGTTCTTATGGCGATATTCCTCATATTTATGACGCCGATACTGCACCTCATGGGCACATCTCCCGCAACCGAGGGATTTACGCGCTCCTATCTTACCTTTTTGGCGATAGGCGCGGTGTTTTCGGTGGAGTCTATAATGCTTTCCAATATAATCCGTGCTGAGGGCGCGGCAAAAACGGCCATGTTCGGCATGATATTCGGCTCCGTTGTGAATATCATCCTCGATCCCATAATGATACTCGTGCTCGATATGGGCGTTTCCGGCGCGGCTATCGCAACTGTGATAGGCAATATATGCTCTGTTATCGTATATCTTCTCTATTTCAGAAGAAAGGATACCGTGCTCTCCATAGCGCCCAAGTTTTTCACGATGCATGAGATCTGGGGACCGATATTTATGATAGGTCTCCCCGCTTCCGTGAACAATATACTCATGGGCATATCAAATCTGTTTTTGAACAACGTCCTTTCAAGCTACGGCGACTACCCCGTAGCGGCAATGGGCGTGGCGCTGAGAGCGAATATGCTTGTCGTAATGCTGCAGATGGGCTTCGCCATAGGCATACAGCCGCTCATCGGCTACTCATACGGCGCAAAGAATTATTCCCGCATGAAAAAGGCCATCGGCTTTACCATGATATGCACGACGATCATAGGCGTGGCGCTCACGACGCTGTACTTTTTCAATACTGATTTCATAATATCCGTCTTCATCAAGGACGAAACGGTCATAATGTACGGTGTGCAGATACTGCGCGCCCTGATGATCGCAAGCCCCGTGCTCGGCATACTTTTCTCGTTTACGTTCTCGTTTCAGGCAATGGGACGCGCGATACCTTCGCTGCTTCTGTCGGTAGCAAGGCAGGGCCTTTTCTTTTTGCCGATACTCTTCATCGCTAACCGTCTGTTCGGTCTCGACGGCATTATATATACGCAGCCGTTTACCGACCTTCTGTCGCTGATAGTTGCGGCGATAATGTTCTTTGTGATGATGCGCGGCGTAAACAAGCGCGCACTGGAGGAGCAGGCCGGATCAAAACCGCAGCAAAGATAAAAATCCCCTGCCGCAGCGAAATGAAAATCGCTGCGGCTCTTTTTTTCGCTTTTTTGATAAGATTACGCCATGCCGCACGAAATGTGTTCGCCGCTTTAATAAAAGAGCGCATGTCCGTTGCGGACTCATATCGTTTATGATATGATTTCGTTAAATAAAGGCGTTAAATCAAATCATTCATACCGGAGGGATCCAACGTGACAAAGAAACTTTTGGGAATAGTTATCGTATCCTGCATGTTTCTTTCTTTTCTGCCTATGACGGCCGAAGCCGAGGCCGGAACGTGCGGCGGCGATCTCAGATGGGAACTTGACGACGCGGGAGTTCTGACCATATCCGGCACGGGAGCTATGACCGAGTGGCAGGATTTCGGAGAAGCCGACTGGAACGACGTGAAACAGGATATAAGAGCCGTCGTTATCGAGGAAGGCGTAACGACTGTCGGAAACTATGCATTCTGGGACTGCCTGAACATTACATCCGTAAAGCTGCCCCAAAGCCTTACTTACATCGGCAAAGCCGCGTTCATCTACTGTGAAAAGCTAACTTCCTTGAAAGTCCCGCCAAAGGTCGCAGGCATAGGCAATGCGGCGTTCGTGCATTGTTCGGCGCTTCAGAGCATACGCATACCGGAAGCGACTATAGAGATCGGCGAGACTCCCTTTTACGGCTGCGAAAACTTATCTGTCATATACTACGGCGGCAGCAGTGAGCAGTGGGACGCCGTTATATGGGGCGATGACGACCATTATCCCGAATATACGAGCGTATGTTTTAACTCATATTACACGGGACCGTCGGGCGAAACGAGCGGCACCTGCGGCGAAGATCTTCTGTGGAAGCTTGACGAGGCCGGAGTTTTGACCATATCCGGCACAGGCGCTATGACCGACTATGATGATTGGACGGACGTACCGTGGTTCGATAATACCGAAGCGATATCGCGGGCAGTGATCGGGGATGGCGTGACCTGTATCGGCGATCACGCCTTTATGAACTGCTTTAACATGGAACAGATAGACCTTCCGGAAAGCTTGGAACGGATAGGAAAGCGTTCCTTTGAGTTTTGCTCATCAATTAAGGAGATCTCTCTCCCCGTCGCTCTTAATGCGATAGACCGCGGAGCCTTCGGATACTGTAAAAAGCTTGCGGATATACGCTACGGCGGACGTCAGTCTCATTGGAATGAGATAAGCCTCGCCGAAGGCGACAACTCGCTTACGGGCGTTACGCTTCATTTCTCCGACGGGAAGACAGCTTCTGTTCCTCTTAACATGGGACCTGTTACAAGCAAAGGCCGCTGCGGTCCCGACGTATATTGGCAGAAAGACGCTTACGGTACGCTTCGTATTTACGGCAGCGGATCAACATACGACTTTAAGCGCACAGGAACTTATAACGTAGGAGACGAAGACTTCTTCCCTACGTGGATATTTAAGGAGCCTGCCGCCGTTTGCGTCGTTATCGATGAAGGCGTGACCCGTATAGGCCGCGCTGCGTTTACCAACGTCCCCCGGATCATCGAAAATACGTTCTCGGTATATATCGACGATATCTCCGACCTTTACTATATAGGTACTAATGAGCAGTTGAGCGAGTTTCTTGAAAACAGCTCCGATTCATATAATGAGCTTCTCGATCATGCCGCAGTTCGTGTTATACGCAGTCCGAAGGAGCAGCCAGTATCTGCGGCAGAGATCTCAGATGTGCAGGTCTCGGGCAGCACGGTCAGCTGTACGATATCCGTTACCGAAAGCTCAAGCGCATGGTTCGCCGTATATGACGAAAACGGCAGATTCCTCGGCGCGGAGTCTCGCGCGCTTTTGGCCGATACCGAAAATGAGCTTACATTCACAGCCGACAATGACAGCGCCGCAAATTTCGGTATCTTTGTATTCTCAGACAGCTTTACGCCTCTTTGCTCCGCTTCCTGCGGGTGTTTGGGCGTCATATCAGGCGGCAGCCGCTGACAAAAAGTCGGGCGAAAAAAGGATCAACGCTTAAAAAAACGACGTGTCGAAACACGTCGTTTTTTTTGTTAATACTTCGCGGCAAACTTCACGTTACGGCACGAGGCTAAGATCCGTGCAGTTATAAGACAGGCTTTCGTATTCAATGGTTTTTATCGTAAGATCTGACACGGCTTCTGCGGCGTTAAAGTCGTCGTCCAAAGAGTCGGCGTCTATCTTTTGCTCAAACGTCACCTTGTAGTTATAAAGACCGTTTATGTAATAGACCTCCGTTGAGTCATCGGTTATCGACCAGCCGTTCTCCGAAAAGCCCGCTTCCTCAAGCTGGGCGCCCGTAATGCCGATATAAGCCGAAAGCTCCTCATCCGAGGGTATGCCTGCGGACAGATCCTCAGTCTTTGTTATCTCAAGGTCGGAAACTATTTTTTCTATCTCATCAAAACCTTCCTCGGACGCAAAATCAACGGCGTCGATGGCTTCAAGCTTTTCCTTGCTAAGCTGGGCCGACACGCGAAGGCTTTTTCCGCCGTACTCAAATACATATACGTAATCCTTATCGTCATATCCCGACATCCACATCTCGGAGTCCACCGCAAACGCATCTCCAAGCGTTACGAATTCCTTATCCTCTGCGGCTTTATTCTGCTCGCCGCCGGAGCATGCGCAAAGCGATACGGCAACTATCGCCGCAAGCAGTATCGATATAAGCTTCTTTTTCATTTTAATCCTCCTGTTTATTATAATGATTATTAAATATTTACGCGGACTTCTTCGCCGCGTCCTTCGCACACCAAAACGTGACCGACGCAAGCACTATAACTGCGCCGATAAGCGACCACATCCCCGGCGTCTCTCCCGCAAAAATAAATACCCACAGCGGATTTAAAAGCGGTTCTAAGATGGCGATAAGCGACGCCGTAAGCGGTGGGCAGTTCTTTAAAGCCACGGCGTATATCGCATACGGGAGCCCTAATTGGAATATGCCGAGAAGTATTATAAGGATCAGCGTCTGCCCCGTTATGGGAACGTTAAGCGCCGCCGCGAACGGCAGTCCTATTACGGCAGTAAGAAGCTGGCCCTGGAAAATGCCCGAAAAGCGCGTACTTTCGTCGGCCTCGGCAGAATTTATAAATACGCCCGAGAAAAATATCCCGCCGAAAAGGCCTGTAACATTGCCGATAACGCTGCCCGAGGAAAGGCCGTCCAAAAAAAAGAGGACTATCCCCCCTAAAGTCAGTAAAACTACTATATAATCTGTCTTTAAAAAGCGTTTCTTCTTAAATATGGCATAATATAAAAGTATCAAAACAGGCGCGCAGTATTGCAGCACTATTGCATTGGCCGCCGTTGTAAGCTTTGTCGATAAAACGAACATAAGAAGCGTACCGGCAAGCGAAACGGCAATAGATACTGTGCGTTTGCTTAGTTTAAGCTCAAGACGCATTACTTTTATCGAAACAAGCACAACAAGCGCGGCGATAAGGCTTCTTGCGCCGGAAAGCGCCATTGCGTTCCACGGTATCAGCTTTATAAATATGCCGCCCGTGCTCCAAAGCACGGAGCATATGATTATCTGGATCATTCCGAGACGTTTTGGATCCATATATATATAAGCCTTTCTGATGATTTTTTCTAAAAATTAAAGCGTGCCGCAAGGCACACTTTAATTTGCTGCTCGTTTATTTTAAGACTTTACTTAAAAATTCCTTTGTGCGCTCCTCTTTGGGATTCTCAAAAAACTCCTCCGGAGGCGCCTGCTCTATTATTCTGCCTTCGTCCATTATGAGTATCCTCGTGCCCACTTCTCGTGCAAAGCCCATCTCGTGAGTCACAACGGCCATCGTCATTCCCTCGTTGGCAAGCTCCTTCATTACCTCCAAGACCTCGCCTACCATTTCAGGGTCGAGCGCGCTCGTCGGCTCGTCGAAAAGCATTATCTGCGGCTTCATCGCAAGCGAACGCACGATGGCGATACGCTGCTTCTGACCGCCCGAAAGCTGGTTCGGATATGCTTTTGCCTTATCCTCGAGACCTACGCGCCTAAGTAGCTTTATCGCCTGCTCGTCCGCCTCCTCCTTTGACATTATCTTAAGCTTAACGGGAGCAAGCGTAAGATTCTGCATTACCGTAAGATGCGGAAAAAGGTTAAAATGCTGAAATACCATTCCAAGACGCTCGCGCACCTTGTTTATATCCGTCTTTTTGTCGGTTATATCTACTCCGTCAATGATTATCTGGCCGCTCGTAGGTACCTCCAAAAGATTAAGACAGCGAAGGAACGTAGACTTTCCCGAGCCCGACGGGCCTACTATAACTATTTTCTCGCCCTTATTTATTTCCTCGGAAATATCGTTAAGCACATGGTTCGTGCCGAAATATTTATGAAGATGTCTAACGCTTATCATGCTCGTTCAACTTCCTTTCCATTGCGGCAAACAGCTTTGACAATACCGTCGTTACGCCCAGATAAATGAGCGCGATTATGATAAGCGGGAAAAACGCCTCATAAGTTCGGCTCGTTATTACGCTTTGCACCTTCGTAAGGTCGGCAAGTCCGATATATCCGACGATAGCGGTCTCTTTTACAAGCACGATAAATTCGCTGGCATACGTTGGCAGTATCATTCTTATCGCCTGGGGCATGATGATATTTATCATAGTCTGCGACTTTGACAGTCCCAGCGAACGCCCCGCCTCATGCTGTCCCTTATCGACGGAGATAATGCCCGAACGAATTATTTCGGCAATATACGCCGCGCTGTTGCACGAGAATGCGAATATCGCTACCATCATCTTCGAGGTGTCCGGCGATGTGAAGATAACTAGATATGCGATAAGCAGCTGCACCATCGTAGGCGTTCCGCGTATGAAGTCTATGTATACTATCGAAATAAAGCGAAGTATCTTCACGCTCGATATCTTCATGAGCGCAAGAATTATTCCCATTATAGTTCCGAAAATTATCGCCGCTATCGTTACGGTCAGCGTGACCTGAAGACCTTCAAGATACAGCTTGTATCGGTCGGCGTATAAAAACGCCTGATAAAAATTATTTCCGGCAGTCTGAAACCACGCGGACAGGGCTGTAAAAATATCCAATCGTTCCACTCCTTAAAAAACAGATACGCGATCTTAAATAAAAACTCGGATCCGCCCCAAAATTCTTATTTAAAATCGGTATCAGCAAGTGAGGAGCAGTGAAAAGTGCTCCTCACTTGACAACAAAAACTAAATTATTTAAGAACGATTATAGCCTGATTAGACTCATAATAGTCGGTCGAGAAGTCTACGTTCTGTCTTCTCTCCTCGGTATTCGTCATGCCTGCGGCGATAAAGTCGATCTTGCCGCTGGAAAGAGCTGCGATAAGCGAGTCAAAGTTCATGTCTTCTATTCTAAGCGTCTTGCCTGCCTTGTAAGCTACCCACTTTGCAACTTCTACGTCAAAGCCTGCGATCTCGTTTGCATCGTCTCTGAACTCGAAGGGTTCAAACTCTGCGTTCGTGCCCATGATTATCTCGCCGTCAGCCTCATACTCCGGTATTTCGGGAAGAACCGCTTCCTCGTCGCCGGTGATGTAGTATGCAAAAATGCTGTCATATGCGCCGTTTTCCTGGATCTCGGCGATAGTGTCGTTTACTATACCGAGAAGCTCTGCGTTGTCCTTCTTAACTGCGATAGCGTACTTTTCGATCTCGTCGGTCGGCTGGAAGTCGAGTATTACCATATCGTCATTTCTCTCAACGATCTTCTTAGCCGGCATCTCGTCGATTATAACGCAGTCAACGCGGCCGTTCTTAAGCTCCATAGCGGCGTCGGTAGCCTTCTTGAAGCGAACTATCTCCGCATCGGCTATATCGGATGCGATAAGGTCGCCGGTGGTGCCTTCCTGAACTGCTATCTTCTTGCCTACGAGGTCAGCTGCGGAATTGAGTACCACGCCTGCCTGCTCTTCTACTGTTGCCTCTTCTTCCTGCTGTGCATCGCCCTCAGAGTCAGACTTGCTGCCGCCGGACGAGCATCCTACAAAGAGCACGCCCATCATAAGTACGGCTAAAATAAGTGCAATTACTTTTTTCATTTTTCCTCTACCCTTTCTAAATGGTTTTTGTCCTTGTAATTATACATTTGTAATGCGCAAAATTCAATAGTCTGCGTATATTTTATCATAATTATAATATAAAATGAATGCGCCTGCAGGTTCATATCATATTTGATTTGCCGATAAATGACCAAAGGGACTATGACGTCCGTGAAAATATATTCATCGATCGGTCATAGTCCCAGTTTTTATGTGTTAAAACTTATCGTCTTCGCCCTACTAAGGCTTACTTTCCGTGCTCGTCTCTGCGCTTTAATACAATGCCCGAATATACGAACACTGCTCCCGCTGCCGCCATGAGTATCACAGAACAAGGAAAACCGTAAGTCCTCGTTTTAATTTAGCAGTCATTTTATCATACTCCCCCTTTCCCGTTCTTTCAAAGTCTTATGTCAATCGTCTTAAGTGTATCCTCGCCTAAGTCTATCTGCGGGTCCTTCTTATGTTTCTTCTGCTTCTTATTATAAATGCAGCGCCTGCGCCGAAGATGAGCGCCGTGCCGAGCACGAGGTATAATGCGGGG encodes the following:
- a CDS encoding transporter substrate-binding domain-containing protein; the protein is MKKVIALILAVLMMGVLFVGCSSGGSKSDSEGDAQQEEEATVEEQAGVVLNSAADLVGKKIAVQEGTTGDLIASDIADAEIVRFKKATDAAMELKNGRVDCVIIDEMPAKKIVERNDDMVILDFQPTDEIEKYAIAVKKDNAELLGIVNDTIAEIQENGAYDSIFAYYITGDEEAVLPEIPEYEADGEIIMGTNAEFEPFEFRDDANEIAGFDVEVAKWVAYKAGKTLRIEDMNFDSLIAALSSGKIDFIAAGMTNTEERRQNVDFSTDYYESNQAIIVLK
- a CDS encoding EamA family transporter — its product is MDPKRLGMIQIIICSVLWSTGGIFIKLIPWNAMALSGARSLIAALVVLVSIKVMRLELKLSKRTVSIAVSLAGTLLMFVLSTKLTTAANAIVLQYCAPVLILLYYAIFKKKRFLKTDYIVVLLTLGGIVLFFLDGLSSGSVIGNVTGLFGGIFFSGVFINSAEADESTRFSGIFQGQLLTAVIGLPFAAALNVPITGQTLILIILLGIFQLGLPYAIYAVALKNCPPLTASLIAILEPLLNPLWVFIFAGETPGMWSLIGAVIVLASVTFWCAKDAAKKSA
- a CDS encoding amino acid ABC transporter ATP-binding protein; translation: MISVRHLHKYFGTNHVLNDISEEINKGEKIVIVGPSGSGKSTFLRCLNLLEVPTSGQIIIDGVDITDKKTDINKVRERLGMVFQHFNLFPHLTVMQNLTLAPVKLKIMSKEEADEQAIKLLRRVGLEDKAKAYPNQLSGGQKQRIAIVRSLAMKPQIMLFDEPTSALDPEMVGEVLEVMKELANEGMTMAVVTHEMGFAREVGTRILIMDEGRIIEQAPPEEFFENPKEERTKEFLSKVLK
- a CDS encoding amino acid ABC transporter permease, which translates into the protein MSAWFQTAGNNFYQAFLYADRYKLYLEGLQVTLTVTIAAIIFGTIMGIILALMKISSVKILRFISIVYIDFIRGTPTMVQLLIAYLVIFTSPDTSKMMVAIFAFSCNSAAYIAEIIRSGIISVDKGQHEAGRSLGLSKSQTMINIIMPQAIRMILPTYASEFIVLVKETAIVGYIGLADLTKVQSVITSRTYEAFFPLIIIALIYLGVTTVLSKLFAAMERKLNEHDKR